The stretch of DNA CACCTTGCGATGAAGGGCGTCCCTCTCAAGGTCATTCAGGAGCTGATGGGGCACGCCACGATCGACATGACGATGCGCTACGCCCACCTGAGCCCCGACACCCGGCGGCAAGCGGTCGCGGTCCTCGATGCGCCGCTTGCGCCGGCACGCAACACTGACGCAACACGGGTGGAAGGAGCTGCTAACCACCCGTGATCACAACGTAAAACAGTGGAGGCGGCGGGAATCGAACCCGCGCCGGGCGGTACGAAACTTCTGGCAGAGTCGCGCCCTTACCTCGTAACCGCCCGAAATGTTTAGGCATAGAGACTACAGCGGCTCGGTCAACCCAGGCGGACAGGTGAACGTGGCTGGTACAGACCAGAGTTGTTCCAAGCCGGTGTCGTCGGTGGCAGGGAAGAACACGCGGTTACCCGCTCGGACGAAGGGCTCTGGGCCGAGTCCATCCACCATGCGGACGTTGACGTTCGCCAACTGCCCGGTCGTCGCTGCCGTACCCTGGGTGAACCAGGGCCTGCTGGTGTTGTCCGTGCCGTTTGATTTGAGAAACAGGACGGAGCCTGTCCCGGTGGCGAACACGGGCGATTCGTTCATGTCAGTCCCAGGCAACAAGCGGCGGAGTTCGCGGGTCCCCTTGGCTGTTCCATTCGTCACCCAAAGCCTCACGTCGCTGGGCCAGGAACTCAGTGTGGTGATCGCCACCGAAAAGTAGATGGCCTCCCCGGAGATTGTTGCCCGCAGGACTTGGGGCGACTCATCCTCGTTGTCGACCGGCAGGGTGGTGACAAGCGTCCTGCCACCGCCGCTCAGCGAGAGGCTGTAGAGATGCGAATAGGAGGCTACGTAGGCCTTCGAACCCAGCCTTCCCAGGAGGCGGAGGCTGGTATAACCGCCGAACGTGTCCAACCGGAGGGTCCCGGCGGCCGTGCCATCCGTCTTCCACACCTCTCTGTTCGGACCATCATCCAGGATGAACAGGCCTTGGTCCTTTGCCAGGCTCACCTGGCTGATGAACACACGCTCCGCGTCCAGATGCTTGAGGGAGAAGGTCCCCGCCTGGGTACCGTCAGTGCGCCACAGGGTCGTGGGTCCGCCTTGAGACCGGAAGAAGAGCAAGGCGTTTCCGACCTGAAAGATACTGTTGTAGTAGAGATTCAAGACATCAGGGAAGCTCGCCACCAACACCGTGCCCTCGCTCGTTCCGTCCGAACTCCACACCTCCGTCCCCTGCAGTGCCTCGTGGAAGAAGACCAGCCGGCCGTTGAGGGTGGCCATACTTCGCAGCGAGTCGCCGTAGAAGCCCGGGGTGAAGTCCTTGACGAACCGGGTTCCACTCGCAGTCCCGTCGCTGGCCCAAAGCTGAGTCATCCCCGTGTTCCGGTCATAGAGCGGGACGAAGAGCGTGTTGCCTAGCGCCGCCGGGGCCCCGTCAGGGAAGACTCCCTCTGGAAACACCTTCACCTGGACGGTGCCCGTCTCCGTGCCATTGCTGCGCCACAACACCGTGCCGCCGCCCCAAGGGACGGTGAAGTAGAGCGTCCCCTGGGCATCCGTGAGGCCTTCCAGGCGGGTGTAGGGCTGGGTCCCTGGTGGATTGACGACCCGGGTTCGTGACGCCACCCCAGGAGGACAGGCCTGGGCCTTCACCTCACGGGGCGGCTCCTGGAGGCCACCACAGCCCACCGCCACCCATGCCAACACCAATCCAGCACCATTCCTGACACGCATGTCCGCTCCCTCCCCTCAAGGAAAGGAAGCTAGGGAGTGAGGAATTGCTCCTCAAGGGAGGTCCGGACAGGATGGGCGTGCTTTGGTTCAATTCTGTTGGTTTGGGCTCCGCTTGGGTGGGGCCGTCCGAAGTTTATGGCAAGGATTGATTGAATTGCTTTGGGGGAGGATTGGTTCAGCGACTGTCGTCAGTCGAGGAAGCTCCCTCAAGCAGGGGCGGAGCCGGGGCTGGAGGAGGAGAGCCCCGCCTTTGGCGCGACGGTGGAGGAGCCGAGGAAGGAGGGCACACCCCGTTTGGATTGGGCCGGGCTGCTGAAAAGGACGTTCGCCCTGGATGTGTTCGCGTGCTTGAGGTGTGGAGGCAGGCTTAAGGGTGTTGGCGTCCGTGAGGGGAGCAGGAGGGGTGAGAGCGAAGGCTTTGGCGCCGGCTCGGCGTGCGGCGCATGGGCTCCCCGTCAGCGTCCCTCACCTCCCGCTCTGCTCCCGCCTGCTACGCCCAAGAGGGCTCCTGTCCTTCCTATGCTCGGGGGGGTACCCCGTTTGTCAGGGAAGGTGCTTGTCCCGTCGCGGCAGTCTCTGTTGGAGGCGGTCTTCCGCGAGGGCGTCGCGCAGCTCTGTGCGCGGGCAGCCGCGCAACCAGGCGAGGAGCCCGCCGCCGAGTGGGCGGCCTGGCTTGAGGAATTGACGGTCTACACCGCGGCCAACCGCGGGCTTGCCGCTGCGCTGCTGACCGGCCGAAGACATCTGCTGCACTGACATGCTGCTCGATGTGTTGAACGTTCTGGTGGCGCGGGCGTCATTGGCGAACGCGATCGCCGTCGCCAACGAAGATGATCCGCTCACGGCGGGCCGGGTGCTGAGCCTCGCGCTCACCGGCCTACGGCCGTGAACGCAGCGAGAGCGCCTCTTCTTCGGCCTCTGCTGCGAGAGCAGCGCTCGTAAGCGTCCGCTGCGCCCTGTCTACCGCGATGCCGCCCCCTCCAAGAGCGCCAGCAGGAGCGGTTCTGTATGCGGTGACGTTGACAACTTAGGAGTCCTAACTTAGCTTGGTGTCATGAGCTCAAGGCGCCCCTCTTTCTTCGACGAGAACACGGAGCCGCTCCCATCGCGCATCGCGACGGGTCTGCACAAAATCGGGCTCGCCATGAAGCAACAGTCCTGGCAGCAGGCGAACAGTGAAGGGCTGTCCGCCACCCAGGGCCAGATCCTGGCGGCGCTCGTGGCCCACGGCCCCCTGACGGGGTCGGAGCTGAGTGAGCGCCTCGGGGTCACGCTTCCGACGGTCAGCGACTCGGCGCGTGTGCTCATCGAGAAGAAGCTCCTCACGAAGTCTCCCGACCCGCGCCATCCCCGCGCCAGCTTGCTCACGCCGACGGAGAAGGGGGCGGCGCTCGGTGCGCGCGCGCGTTCGTGGCCCGAGTTCATGGCCGCCGCCGTGACCAGCCTGCCGCCCGAGGAACAGCGAGCGTTCTTCTCGGGGGTGATGAAGATGATTCGCGCCCTTCAGGAGCAAGGGCTTATTCCCCTCAGCGGGATGTGCGTGGCGTGCAAGCACTTCCGTCCGAACGTGCGGGAAGGCGCGTCGCCACACCATTGTGCATTCGTGGATGCACCGCTGGCGAATGAGCAGTTGCGGCTCGAATGCCCCGAGCACGAGCCCGCGGACGAGACGATCCGAAGAGAGCTCTGGGAGCAGTTCACGCGGTCCAGATAGGCCCCTCGCCGAACACGTTCGCGCCACCCATTCCGCGGCCATACCGGCCGGCGGCAAGAGCGGAGCTTTGCTCCCAGAAGGAGAAGAACATCATGAGCACCATCCCCGGCTACACGTACGCTACCTCGGCGCTTGCGGCGTCCCCCGTGACGCTCGCAGACTTCGAGCAGATGAAGGCAAGCGTCCTGTTTGGCGACGAAGACGTGAAGTACCTCCGCATGTCGCACGACGTCGTGCAGGACCATGTCGAGGCAATCCTCGACGTCTGGTACGGGTTCGTCGGCAGTCAGCCACATCTTCTGGCGTCGTTCTCCGGCAAATCGGACGGACGGCCGCTGGGCGATTACCTCGGTGCGGTCCGCAAGCGCTTCGGTCAGTGGATCCTCGATACCGCACGTGCGGACTATGGTCAGAAGTGGCTCGACTACCAGCACGAGATCGGCCTTCGGCACCACCGCGTGAAGAAGAACATGACGGACGGCGCGCCCTCGACCGAGCTCGTGCCGTTCCGCAATCTCTTCGCGCTCATCTTCCCGGTGACGTTCACGCTCCGGCCCTTCCTGGCGAAGAAGGGGCACTCCGCCGAGGACGTCGAGAAGATGTACGCGGCGTGGGTCAAGTCGTGCCTCCTTCAGGTCACGCTGTGGAGCCACCCGTACATCAAGCCCGGTGACTTCTAATGACAAGCTCGATCCTTGCTCCTGAATGGAGAACCACCGATTGGCTGAATGCTCCTGAGCCGCTCACCCTCAAGAAGCTCCGCGGCCGGGTGGTGCTGCTCCACGCCTTCCAGATGCTCTGCCCGGGCTGCGTGGCGCGCGGCATCCCCCAGGCTCAGCGAGTCGCTGAACTCTTCGCGGGCGCACCCCTCGTGGTCGTGGGGCTCCATACCGTCTTCGAGCACCACGAGGCCATGAAGCTCGAGTCGCTCCGCGCGTTCCTGCACGAGTACCGGATTCGCTTCCCCGTGGGGGTGGATGCGCCGGACCCCGGAGGCGGCGCCATCCCCCAAACGATGCGGGCGTACGGGATGCAAGGGACGCCCACGACCGTCCTGATCGACGCCCAGGGGCGGCGCCGACGGCAGGTCTTTGGCGCTCATGAAGACCTCATGCTTGGCGCGGAGATCCAGACCCTGTTGCTGGAGGCTGCCTTGAGCGCGGAGGCGCAGGTGAACGAGAGGCCTACCGGGCCCGGCTGCGACCCGGCAGGTTGTGCTCTGCCCACCTGAGTTCGACGGCTCACGTCGGCTCGGGGGCGCGGACGAGCGGATTCTGTTGACTGGCGAGACGTCCGCCGCGTTTCCAGCAGACGCCTCAACAGCGCGAGGGGCCTTGGGGCGGGAGCCTCAGCGCCCAGGCTCGCACCATGGCTCAGTCGCTGCGTGGGTGGTGGCTGCTGGCGGCGGCGCGGGGGCTTCCACCAGGGGTACTTCGGGCCGTATGAGGTGTACGGCTCCAAGTGCCCGAACTGTGCTTGCAGGTGTTGAAGGGGGGGAACGTGGGATGGACGCTGTGAGGGGGGGATGAGGGCGATTTGGGGAGGCTCGTGGATTGTTTGTTGATTGAGTATGTGCTCGACCAGGAGCGCCGTGAGTTTGTGGCTGTTTCCGGCCATGGGGAGAAGCAGGCTCCTGGGCAGCGTTCATTTCTCAAGCTTGAGTTTGAGGGTATGGCGTTTCAGCCGTTTGATGATTCTTTCGATGGGAGTTGACCCGGCGCCAAACTGGTTCCGAACAGCGGAGTGAAGAACTCCTACCTTCAGCGTAAGGCTCAATCCCTTGGAATCGAGGTGAACTCTGTCGAAGGGGAGCCAGAGACACTGCAGTGTTCCTGGCCACTACTGAGCCTGCCCCGGTTTTGTGGACGGCCCCAGGCGAGAGGGTTTTCCACCGCAAGGTGCGCTGAAGCGGGAAATCGCGAATTTGGTTTGTGCAAATAGGATTTGTGCTACAGGAGCGCCCGCTGGCCAACGCAAGCTGGTGAGGGGCTCTCCCACGTGGTCGACCCGAGCGCTGAACTCGAACTGTCCGATGCCCAGGCCGGTGTGTGGCTCGCCGAGCGCGCCGGGTACAGCCGTCCCGGCTCCTACCAGTGGGCCGAGTACCTGGACCTGTGCGGGACCGTCCGGACCGACCTGCTGACCGCCGCGCTCACGCGGGCCGCCTCCGAGTGCGAGGCGATCCGGGTGGTCTTCGAGGAGACGGCGGATTCCCTTCCCCGGCAACGGGTCCTGGACTCCGCCGAACCCCGGGTGGCCACCGTGGACTTCCGGGAGGCCCCCGATCCTGTCGCCTCGGCGCGGGCGTGGATGGCGGAGCGCCTCGCGGCGGCGGGCGAGGAGCTGTTCCTGGGGGCCGTGCTGCGGCTGGCCGAGGAGCGGCAGTGGGTGTTCCTGCGGGTGCACCACATCGCCCTCGACGGGGCGGGCCTGGCGCTGCTCGTGCAGCGCGTGGCCGAGATCTACGAGTGCCTCCGGGAAGGGCTCGCCGTCCCCGGACCCGGGTGGGCCGCCCTGGCCGAGGTGCCCTCGGCGGAGCAGGCGTATCGCGGCTCGGCCGCGCTGGCCGAGGACCGCGCGTGGTGGCTCGCACGGCTGGCCGACCGGCCGGAGCCGGTGGTGATCGGATCGCGCGCCGCGCCCGCCGCCGAGGCCTCGGTGCGGTGGACCCGGGTGCTGGCGGACGTGGAGTTTGCCCGGCTGCGGCAGGGCTCCGAGCGGTTGGGGACGCGGTGGTCCCGCGTGATCGCCGCGGCCACCGCCGTGCACGTGCAGGCCGTCACCGGGCAGCCGGACTTGCTGCTCAGCCTGCCTGTCTCTGGCCGCGCGGCGGACGTGGCCGTGCCCGCCATGACGGCCAACGTGGTGCCCCTGCGCGTCCGCGTCAACCTGGCGGGAACCGTGGGCGGGCTGCTCCAGGAGGTGTCGGGGCAGCTGAGCGCCATCCGGCCGCGGCAGCGGTACCGGGGCGAACGCCTGCGGCGCGAGCTGGGGCTGCCGGAGGACGGGCGGAAGTTCTTCGGACCTGTGCTCAACATCCAGCGGTTCGACCACGTGCTGCGCTTCGGCTCGGCGACGGTGACCGTGCACAACCTCCAGGCCCCGCCGTCGGAGGACCTGTCCGTGGTGGCCTACGACCGGGGTGACGGCAGGCTGCGCCTGGACTTCGACGCCAACCCCACCACGTGCTCCCCCACGCGGCTGCGGGAGCTGGGCGAGCGGTTCGAGCACGTGCTGTGGCAGTTGGTCGAGGCCACCCCGGACACACCCCTGGCCGGCGTCCAGCCCACCACGGCCGCCGAGCGCGCGCACCTGATCGCCCTGGGCACCGGGGCCGGACAGGTGGTGCGAGCCAGCACCGTGCCCTCGGCCTTCGCCGCACGGGTCCGTCAACAGCCGGAGGCCGGTGCCGTGCACTGCCCGGCGACCGGGCAGCGGCTGACCTACCGCGAGCTGGACGCGCGCGCTACCGCCCTGGCCGCCCGGCTCGCCGGGGCGGGGGCCGGGCCGGGCCGCAATGTCGCGCTGCTGCTGCAGCGCTCGGTGGACCTGGTGGTCGCCGTGCTCGCTGTCCTCAAGTCCGGCGCGGCCTACGTGCCCCTGCACGCCGAGGACCCGCCGCCCCGGCGCGCGGCCGTGCTCGGCGACTCCGGGGCCCGGCTGCTGCTCACCGACCAGGCGGACGCGACGGCCCCCGGTCTGCGAGTGCTGACCGTCCACGGCACCGGCCCGGGCGCCGCGTGCCCGGAGGCCGGCGGGCATGACCTGGCCTGCGTCATGTTCACCTCGGGTTCCACCGGCACGCCCAAGGGCGTCGCCGTCACCCACGCCAACCTGGTCAGCCTCGCCGCCGACCGCTGGTGGACCGAGGGCGGGGCCGAGCGGGTGCTGCTGCACTCCCCGCAGGCCTTCGACGCGATCAACCTGGAGCTGTGGGTCCCGCTGCTCACCGGCGGCGAGATCGTGCTCGCCCCGCCCGGCAGGCTCGACCCCGGTGAGCTGTCCCGCGTCATCACCACCGCCGGGGTCACCGGGATGTGGCTCACCGCCGGGCTGTTCAACGCGATCGCCACCCAGGATCCGCGCTGCCTCGCCGGGCTGCGCCAGGTGTGGACCGGCGGTGACGTGGTCTCTCCCGCCGCCGTGCGCGCCGTGCAGCAGGCGCTGCCCGGGCTCACCGTCGTCAACGGCTACGGCCCGACCGAGACCACCGTCTTCGCCACCCGCTACCCCTCGGGCCCGGTCACCGGCGTGGTTCCCATCGGCCGGCCCCTCGACGGCGCCCGGGTGCTCCTCCTCGACGAGGCCATGCGCCCCGTACCGCTCGGCACCACCGGCGAGCTCTACCTGGGGGGCGCGGGAGTCGCCCTGGGCTACCTGAACCGGCCGGGTGCCACCGCCGAGCGCTTCCTGCCCGATCCGTCCGGTCCGCCCGGTGCCCGCGTCTACCGCACCGGCGACCTGGCCCGCTGGAACGCCGACGGGCAGCTGGAGTTCGCCGGGCGCGCCGACGGCCAGGTCAAACTGCGCGGCTTCCGGGTCGAGCTGGGCGAAGTGGACGCCGCGCTGCTGGCCCAGCCGGGGGTGCGGCAGGCCGCGACCGTGCTGCGCGAGGGCCGCTTGGTCTCCTACGTCGTCGGCGAGGTCTCGGACGGGCTGCTCGCCCGGCTCGGGGAGCGGCTGCCGCCGTTCCTGGTGCCCTCGGCCGTGGTCGGGCTGGCCTCGCTGCCGTTGACGCGCAACGGGAAGCTCGACCGCGCCGCCCTGCCTGACCCCACGGCCCCCGCCCCCGAGCCGGTGCGCGCCACCGGCTCGGCCGCCGAGAGGACCCTCGCGAAGCTGTTCGCGCAGGTGCTCGGCCGGGCCGAGGTGCCCGTGGACGGGGACTTCTTCCGGCTCGGCGGCGACAGCATCCGGGCCATTCAGCTCGCCGCCGCCGCACAGCGCGCCGGGCTGGCCGTCAGCACCTCCGACGTCTTCCGCGCCCCGACCGTCACCGCACTGGCCAAGGGCCTCGCGCTGCCCGCCGCGCGCGGCCGCGGCCTGGCACCCGGCGATCCCGACGACCCGGCCGTGCCGCTCACCCCGATCATGCACTGGCTGCGCGGCCGGGGCGCGCCGGACAACGGGTTCGTCCAGTCGATGACCGTGCGCACCCCGGCCGGGTGCACGGCCAGGCAGGTGCGCGCCGTGGTCCAGGCGCTGGTCGACCACCACGGCATGCTGCGCCTCGCACTGTCCGAAGTGGCGGGGGTGTGGGCGCTGCGGGTGCTGGAGCACGTCACCGTTGAGCTGGACCGGCCCATCGACCTGGCCTGCGGCCACGTCCTGCACGCCACCTGGCGCGAGAATCGGCTCACGCTGACCGCGCACCACCTGTGCGTGGACGGCGTGTCCTGGCGCATCCTGCTCGACGACCTGCAGGCGGCCTGGGCGGCGGTCCGCGACGGCCGCGCCCCGAAGCTGCCCGCCACCGGCACGCCGTTCCCGCAGTGGGCGCGGGCCCTGCTCCAGCACGCCCATCACCCCGGCGTGCTGGCGGACCTGCCCCGCTGGCTCGCCCCGGTCGCGGACCCGCCGGTGGGCGACCGCGCGCTGGACCCCTCGCTGGACACCGAGGACACCCGGCAGTGGCTCTCGCTCAGCCTGGAAGCGGACTTCCTCTCCCAGGCCGCGGAAGCCTTCGACTGCTCGGTGTATGAGTTGCTGCTGACCGCGTTCGCGCTGGCCACCGGCCCGGTGCGGGTGGAGCTGGAGGGCCACGGGCGCGAGGAGTTCGCCGACGGCCTCGACTTGTCCCGGACGGTCGGCTGGTTCACCACGCTCTATCCCGTCCAACTCGACGCGGGCTGTCACTGGCCTACCGACCCTGTCGACCTGGACGGCGCGGTCGCCCGGGTGCGGGAGACGCTGAACGGCCTGGCGCGCACCGGGTTCGGCCACGGCCTGCTGCGCCACCTCAACCCGCAGACCGCACCGCTCCTGGCCGGGGTCCCGGCCCCTCGGTACGCGTTCAACTACCTGGGCCACTTCGACGTCAACGGAGACGGGGACTGGGCGGTGCTGCCCGAGGACACCGTGGTCGGTGCGGCCACCGGCGGACGGCTCGCGCTGGCCCATGCGGTGGAGCTGGACGCGGTGCTCGCCCAACACCCCGGCGGTCCCCGGCTGGTGGCGAACTGGTCCTGGCCGGGCCGGCTGCTCCCCCGCGAGAAGATCCGCGCGCTGGCCGAACGCTGGTTCGAGGTGCTGACCGCGCTCGGCACCCGGGCCCGGGCCCGGGCCACCGGCGCGCTGCCGCTGCCGCCGCTGGCTCAGGGGCTGCTGTTCCACTCCCTCTACGACTACGACGGCGCCGACCCGTACCTCGTGCAGTTCGTCTTCGAGCTGGAAGGCGCGCTGGACGGGGCCGGGCTGCGCACCGCCCTGCACCGGCTGCTGCTGCGGCACCCGCAGCTGTCCGCCGGGGTGCGGCAGAGCCCGGCGGGCAGGCCGGTGCAGGTGATTGATCCGGAGTTCACCGTGCCCTGGCATGACCTGCCAGCGCATGAGGACCTGGAGGACTTCCTGACGCAGGACCGGCAGCGGCGCTTCGATCTGGCCCGCCCGCCGCTGTTCCGCGCCGCCCTGCAGCGGCGTGCCGCCGGCCGGCACGTGTTCGTGCTGACCACCCACCACATCCTGCTGGACGGCTGGTCCATGCCCATCGTGGTGAAGGAGCTGTTCGGCCTGTACGCCGGGAAGCCGCTGCCTCCGGCCCCCGCCTACCGCGACTTCCTGGACTGGCTCGCCACCCGCGACCCGCACGCCGCCGAGGCGGCCTGGCGCGGCATCCTGTCCACCGTGGACGGACCGACGCTCGTCGGCGGGCCGGGCAGGCGGGGCTCGGCCTCGGCCCAGCTGCGGTGCGAGGCGGCGCTGCCCGCTGGGCTCGCCGAGGTCGCCCATCGGCATGGAGTCACCCCGAACGTCGTGATGCAGCTGGCCTGGGCCGTGCTGGTGGGCGCGCTGACCGGCAGACAGGATGTCGTCTTCGGCGCGACGGTGTCCGGCAGGCCGCCGGAGCTGCCCGGCGCGGAGGGCATCGTCGGCCTGCTGATCAACACCATCCCGGTCCGGGTCGGACTGGCCCCGGCCCGCACGGTCGCGGACGCACTGGCCGCACTGCGCGAGCAGCAGCTGGCCGTGCTGGACCACCAGCATGTGGACCTGACGCGGCTGCAGGCCCTGGCCGGGCAGGGGGAGCTGTTCGACACGGTGGTGGTGTTCGAGAACTACCCCCTGGAAGAGGAGGCGCTGCCCGGGCTGGTGCTGCGCAACGCGCGGGGCTTGGACGGCACGCACTACCCGCTGACCCTCGTCGTGATGCCCGGGGAGCACGGGCGGCTGCGGCTGGACCACAGCGCCGACGTCCTCGACGCCGAGGGCGCGCGCCGGCTGCTCGCCCGGCTCGCGTCGATCCTCGCGCAGTTCGCCGGCCGGCCGGGCGTCTCCCTGGGGGCGCTCGACCTGCTGCTGCCCGGCGAGCACGAGCCGGCCCCC from Stigmatella aurantiaca encodes:
- a CDS encoding tyrosine-type recombinase/integrase; the encoded protein is HLAMKGVPLKVIQELMGHATIDMTMRYAHLSPDTRRQAVAVLDAPLAPARNTDATRVEGAANHP
- a CDS encoding MarR family winged helix-turn-helix transcriptional regulator, with product MKQQSWQQANSEGLSATQGQILAALVAHGPLTGSELSERLGVTLPTVSDSARVLIEKKLLTKSPDPRHPRASLLTPTEKGAALGARARSWPEFMAAAVTSLPPEEQRAFFSGVMKMIRALQEQGLIPLSGMCVACKHFRPNVREGASPHHCAFVDAPLANEQLRLECPEHEPADETIRRELWEQFTRSR
- a CDS encoding protoglobin domain-containing protein; translation: MSTIPGYTYATSALAASPVTLADFEQMKASVLFGDEDVKYLRMSHDVVQDHVEAILDVWYGFVGSQPHLLASFSGKSDGRPLGDYLGAVRKRFGQWILDTARADYGQKWLDYQHEIGLRHHRVKKNMTDGAPSTELVPFRNLFALIFPVTFTLRPFLAKKGHSAEDVEKMYAAWVKSCLLQVTLWSHPYIKPGDF
- a CDS encoding redoxin domain-containing protein, which gives rise to MTSSILAPEWRTTDWLNAPEPLTLKKLRGRVVLLHAFQMLCPGCVARGIPQAQRVAELFAGAPLVVVGLHTVFEHHEAMKLESLRAFLHEYRIRFPVGVDAPDPGGGAIPQTMRAYGMQGTPTTVLIDAQGRRRRQVFGAHEDLMLGAEIQTLLLEAALSAEAQVNERPTGPGCDPAGCALPT
- a CDS encoding non-ribosomal peptide synthetase; translation: MVDPSAELELSDAQAGVWLAERAGYSRPGSYQWAEYLDLCGTVRTDLLTAALTRAASECEAIRVVFEETADSLPRQRVLDSAEPRVATVDFREAPDPVASARAWMAERLAAAGEELFLGAVLRLAEERQWVFLRVHHIALDGAGLALLVQRVAEIYECLREGLAVPGPGWAALAEVPSAEQAYRGSAALAEDRAWWLARLADRPEPVVIGSRAAPAAEASVRWTRVLADVEFARLRQGSERLGTRWSRVIAAATAVHVQAVTGQPDLLLSLPVSGRAADVAVPAMTANVVPLRVRVNLAGTVGGLLQEVSGQLSAIRPRQRYRGERLRRELGLPEDGRKFFGPVLNIQRFDHVLRFGSATVTVHNLQAPPSEDLSVVAYDRGDGRLRLDFDANPTTCSPTRLRELGERFEHVLWQLVEATPDTPLAGVQPTTAAERAHLIALGTGAGQVVRASTVPSAFAARVRQQPEAGAVHCPATGQRLTYRELDARATALAARLAGAGAGPGRNVALLLQRSVDLVVAVLAVLKSGAAYVPLHAEDPPPRRAAVLGDSGARLLLTDQADATAPGLRVLTVHGTGPGAACPEAGGHDLACVMFTSGSTGTPKGVAVTHANLVSLAADRWWTEGGAERVLLHSPQAFDAINLELWVPLLTGGEIVLAPPGRLDPGELSRVITTAGVTGMWLTAGLFNAIATQDPRCLAGLRQVWTGGDVVSPAAVRAVQQALPGLTVVNGYGPTETTVFATRYPSGPVTGVVPIGRPLDGARVLLLDEAMRPVPLGTTGELYLGGAGVALGYLNRPGATAERFLPDPSGPPGARVYRTGDLARWNADGQLEFAGRADGQVKLRGFRVELGEVDAALLAQPGVRQAATVLREGRLVSYVVGEVSDGLLARLGERLPPFLVPSAVVGLASLPLTRNGKLDRAALPDPTAPAPEPVRATGSAAERTLAKLFAQVLGRAEVPVDGDFFRLGGDSIRAIQLAAAAQRAGLAVSTSDVFRAPTVTALAKGLALPAARGRGLAPGDPDDPAVPLTPIMHWLRGRGAPDNGFVQSMTVRTPAGCTARQVRAVVQALVDHHGMLRLALSEVAGVWALRVLEHVTVELDRPIDLACGHVLHATWRENRLTLTAHHLCVDGVSWRILLDDLQAAWAAVRDGRAPKLPATGTPFPQWARALLQHAHHPGVLADLPRWLAPVADPPVGDRALDPSLDTEDTRQWLSLSLEADFLSQAAEAFDCSVYELLLTAFALATGPVRVELEGHGREEFADGLDLSRTVGWFTTLYPVQLDAGCHWPTDPVDLDGAVARVRETLNGLARTGFGHGLLRHLNPQTAPLLAGVPAPRYAFNYLGHFDVNGDGDWAVLPEDTVVGAATGGRLALAHAVELDAVLAQHPGGPRLVANWSWPGRLLPREKIRALAERWFEVLTALGTRARARATGALPLPPLAQGLLFHSLYDYDGADPYLVQFVFELEGALDGAGLRTALHRLLLRHPQLSAGVRQSPAGRPVQVIDPEFTVPWHDLPAHEDLEDFLTQDRQRRFDLARPPLFRAALQRRAAGRHVFVLTTHHILLDGWSMPIVVKELFGLYAGKPLPPAPAYRDFLDWLATRDPHAAEAAWRGILSTVDGPTLVGGPGRRGSASAQLRCEAALPAGLAEVAHRHGVTPNVVMQLAWAVLVGALTGRQDVVFGATVSGRPPELPGAEGIVGLLINTIPVRVGLAPARTVADALAALREQQLAVLDHQHVDLTRLQALAGQGELFDTVVVFENYPLEEEALPGLVLRNARGLDGTHYPLTLVVMPGEHGRLRLDHSADVLDAEGARRLLARLASILAQFAGRPGVSLGALDLLLPGEHEPAPAPETARRCTLPELFEAQVRARPEVVAVTCEGEHLTYRELNARANRLAHHLVARGAGPERLVALVLPRSLDLVVAVLAVLKSGAGYVPMDPDQPEERLRQVLAAVNPVLVLDQVGPLEEHPEHDLGPRADPDGVAYVIHTSGSTGVPKGVVVSHQNVVRLLDTTDSWFGFGPGDVHTLFHSYAFDVSVFELWSMLAKGGRLVVVPKHVTRSPREFLALLARERVTVLSQTPSAFYQLPPADLALRVVVFAGEALELSRIRAWRRPGGPKLVNMYGITETTVHSSYIELDDPDETASVIGVALPDLRLRLLDHSLRPVPPGCPGEIYVAGPGVTRGYLNRPELTAIRFVPDPFGAPGGRMYRSGDLARRRPDGGLEYRGRADQQVKIRGYRIEPGEVERVLERHPSVVQAVVLPDADRLVCYAVLTGGLDAAGLRAHARTVLPEHMVPAFVVPVPEIPLTVNGKLDRRALPRPQSTLPVSRPPRTPREKLLCELYAEVLGVPEVGAEDSFFDLGGHSLLATRLINRVRAQTGVVLSIRTLFDAPVVADLARFLPEGPTAPDTALTPVARPAHIPLSAAQRRLWFFSQFAGPNSVYNMAFATRLRGDLHEDSLRAALHDVLQRHESLRTKVTEGGGEPGQWICSADELPVHSLEVPESALADRLAEAAGHVFDLTAELPMRALLCRTGPREHVLLLVLHHIAADGWSLSPLARDLSTAYRARLAGEAPQWTSVPVQYADYALQHRKTNPAHWVEVLRGLPDVLPLPTDHPRPPVSAHRGETVGFRWDSALHGRIAELARAHRASVFMVLHAAIACLLHRLGAGADIPIGTPVAGRHDAALHDTVGCFINTVVLRTNLSGAPTFAELLARVRAVDLDAFAHQDVPFEQVVEALNPPRSLSRHPLFQVMLAIQDTPAVDFSLPGVRAEPVAVHGGASRLDLLWSLRQESDGIDGLLEYNTELFTPATARLLLARLELLLRAAVAGPDRSILELPVLVPGEREWLLTRWNDTARSVPDTSVHALFAERARAHPQALAVDGLTYGQLADRVEQLAGQFRALGAGPGSLIALVLHRTADLPAAMLAADLAGAAHLPLEPGLPPERLAALLADARPALVVDNENGLRVTARPGTLVPEDTAYVRYTSGSTGRPKGVVVPRSARLNLLHAMHERLGLTPEDRVLASAPVGFDISELELLLPLVTGASQVLADRDTVREPDELLALLERRQVTVVQATPSLWHALAARRPECLRRVRALVGGEAVPGGLAEELRGLVSSLLACYGPTETTVWSTTLPVTGATGATVPIGRPLWNTRCHVLDGRLNLVPPGVIGELYLAGDGVATGYLRQPDLTASRFLPDPYGPPGTRMYRTGDLASRGADGVLRFHGRTDDQVKVRGHRVELGEVEAVLAQHADVHAAAVTVHRKGVLVGYLVPAVAEPDLFAISAHLARHLPDHMVPARLVAVPQFPLSANGKVRRDLLPEPDWSVAAEVTATPEEQLLCGLFADVLDLPSVRPGENFFELGGHSLVAARLIARVRAVLGVALGVRDVFTAPTPAALAARLAGAAATGPLVPLRTGGGAAPLCCVPALSGLSGVYAGLLPHLDGEHPVYGLHTDELPDSVEALAEHHVTALRAAHPEGPYHLLGWSFGGLVAHAMAVRLRELGAPVGLLVVVDSVAGAVAEVGPVEERISRLLGRDSASLAAVARNNERLLRAYRPPVYPGDVVYFNAAGGSNHERWRPHVGGRLTVHQLAAAHHEVFQPEHVAEAGALLRNELMRTR